In one window of Streptomyces griseus subsp. griseus DNA:
- a CDS encoding ABC transporter ATP-binding protein, producing MENEPVVQVTGLVKRYGTKTAVDGLDLVVAPGAVTAVLGPNGAGKTTTIETCEGYHRPDAGTVRVLGLDPVADAGRLRPRIGVMLQSGGVYSGARAEEMLRHMARLHAHPLDVDALIERLGLGSCGRTTYRRLSGGQQQRLALALAVVGRPELVFLDEPTAGLDPQARRSTWELVRELRGDGVSVVLTTHFMDEAEALADDVAIIDAGRVIAQGSPERLCRGGAENTLRFTGRTGLDLGSLVKALPDGSEAAEPLPGTYRITGAIDPQLLATVTSWCAQHGVMPEGISVERHTLEDVFLELTGKELRA from the coding sequence ATGGAGAACGAGCCCGTCGTACAGGTCACCGGCCTGGTGAAGCGGTACGGCACGAAGACCGCGGTGGACGGCCTCGATCTGGTCGTGGCGCCGGGCGCGGTGACCGCCGTCCTGGGCCCGAACGGCGCCGGGAAGACCACCACGATCGAGACCTGCGAGGGCTACCACCGCCCAGACGCCGGCACCGTACGCGTCCTCGGACTCGACCCGGTCGCCGACGCCGGGCGGCTGCGCCCCCGGATCGGGGTCATGCTCCAGTCCGGCGGCGTCTACTCCGGCGCCCGCGCGGAGGAGATGCTCCGCCACATGGCCAGGCTCCACGCCCACCCGCTGGACGTGGACGCCCTGATCGAACGCCTCGGCCTAGGCTCCTGCGGCCGCACCACCTACCGGCGGCTCTCCGGCGGCCAGCAGCAGCGCCTCGCCCTGGCCCTCGCGGTCGTCGGCCGGCCCGAGCTGGTCTTCCTGGACGAGCCGACCGCCGGGCTGGACCCGCAGGCCCGCCGCTCCACCTGGGAGCTGGTGCGCGAACTGCGCGGAGACGGCGTCTCCGTGGTGCTCACCACCCACTTCATGGACGAGGCCGAGGCGCTCGCCGACGACGTGGCGATCATCGACGCGGGCCGGGTCATCGCCCAGGGCTCCCCCGAGCGGCTCTGCCGGGGCGGCGCGGAGAACACCCTGCGCTTCACCGGCCGTACGGGACTCGACCTCGGCTCCCTGGTCAAGGCGCTGCCCGACGGCTCCGAGGCCGCCGAGCCGCTCCCGGGCACGTACCGCATCACCGGGGCCATCGACCCGCAGCTGCTGGCCACCGTCACCTCCTGGTGCGCGCAGCACGGCGTGATGCCCGAGGGCATCTCGGTGGAGCGGCACACCCTGGAGGACGTCTTCCTCGAACTGACCGGCAAGGAGCTGCGCGCATGA
- a CDS encoding ABC transporter permease produces MSAGTYTPRPGAAPLPRMIAAQTALETRMLLRNGEQLLLTVIIPTLLLVLFSAVDIVDTGSGASVDFLAPGILALAVMSTAFTGQAIATGFERRYGVLKRLGASPLPRWALMTAKTLSVLVTEVLQVLLLTAIALALGWSPQGGPLSVLLLLVLGTAAFSGLGLLMAGTLKAEATLAAANLVFLLLLVGGGVIVPLDKFPDAVQSVLGLLPVSALSEGLRDVLQHGASMPWGQAGILAVWAVLGLGAAARFFRWE; encoded by the coding sequence ATGAGCGCCGGTACGTACACCCCGCGCCCCGGCGCCGCCCCGCTCCCCCGGATGATCGCCGCGCAGACCGCGCTGGAGACCCGGATGCTGCTGCGCAACGGCGAACAGTTGCTGTTGACGGTGATCATCCCGACGCTGCTGCTGGTGCTGTTCAGCGCGGTGGACATCGTGGACACCGGCTCGGGCGCGTCCGTGGACTTCCTGGCGCCGGGCATCCTGGCGCTGGCCGTGATGTCGACGGCCTTCACCGGCCAGGCCATCGCCACCGGCTTCGAACGCCGTTACGGGGTCCTGAAGCGGCTCGGGGCCTCCCCGCTGCCGCGCTGGGCCCTGATGACGGCGAAGACGCTGTCGGTGCTGGTCACCGAGGTGCTCCAGGTGCTGCTGCTGACGGCGATCGCCCTCGCGCTCGGCTGGTCGCCGCAGGGCGGCCCGCTCTCCGTGCTGCTGCTCCTGGTGCTGGGGACCGCCGCGTTCTCCGGGCTCGGGCTGCTGATGGCCGGGACGCTGAAGGCCGAGGCGACGCTGGCCGCCGCCAACCTGGTCTTCCTGCTGCTGCTGGTCGGCGGCGGGGTCATCGTGCCGCTGGACAAGTTCCCCGACGCGGTGCAGTCGGTGCTCGGGCTGCTGCCCGTCTCGGCGCTCTCGGAGGGGCTGCGGGACGTCCTCCAGCACGGCGCGTCGATGCCGTGGGGCCAGGCCGGGATCCTGGCGGTGTGGGCGGTGCTGGGTCTGGGCGCGGCGGCGAGGTTCTTCCGCTGGGAGTAG
- a CDS encoding COX15/CtaA family protein, which translates to MVRVETPISAIAKRWTPSTKVVKRAALSAVMMSVLIIVTGGAVRLTGSGLGCDTWPKCTDDSLFATPEQGLHGAIEFGNRMLTYVLSAAVGWAIVATRSMKPRRRKVTRLAWSQFWIVLGNAVLGGITVWAGLNPWTVAGHFLLANALLAVTVITWVRVGEGDGPARPRAPLPVRRLSWAILATTVVLIVLGTSVTGSGKHAGDSSDVPRMPWDWSAAAHVHAIAAWVVCALAIAMWLALRVVDAPADTRARARDLLVVLLAQGAIGYVQYFSDVPEVLVGIHMFGSAIMWIAVIRLVMSMRERGDDVPAPLPGPSAPAERRESAQAL; encoded by the coding sequence ATGGTCCGCGTGGAAACCCCCATCTCTGCCATCGCCAAGCGCTGGACGCCCTCCACCAAGGTGGTGAAGCGTGCCGCGCTCTCCGCCGTGATGATGAGTGTCCTCATCATCGTGACCGGCGGTGCCGTCCGGCTGACCGGTTCGGGCCTCGGCTGCGACACCTGGCCCAAGTGCACCGACGACAGCCTGTTCGCGACGCCCGAGCAGGGGCTGCACGGCGCGATCGAGTTCGGCAACCGGATGCTGACGTACGTCCTGTCGGCGGCCGTCGGCTGGGCGATCGTCGCCACCCGCTCGATGAAGCCGCGCCGCCGCAAGGTCACCCGGCTGGCCTGGTCGCAGTTCTGGATCGTGCTGGGCAACGCCGTCCTCGGCGGCATCACCGTCTGGGCGGGGCTCAACCCGTGGACGGTGGCCGGGCACTTCCTGCTCGCCAACGCGCTGCTCGCCGTCACCGTGATCACCTGGGTCCGGGTCGGGGAGGGCGACGGCCCCGCGCGGCCCCGCGCTCCCCTGCCGGTACGCCGCCTCTCCTGGGCGATCCTGGCGACCACCGTGGTCCTCATCGTGCTCGGCACCTCGGTGACCGGTTCCGGCAAGCACGCGGGCGACAGCAGCGACGTACCGCGGATGCCGTGGGACTGGTCGGCCGCCGCCCATGTGCACGCCATCGCCGCCTGGGTGGTCTGCGCGCTGGCCATCGCGATGTGGCTGGCCCTGCGGGTGGTCGACGCCCCCGCCGACACCCGGGCCCGCGCCCGCGACCTGCTCGTCGTGCTGCTCGCCCAGGGCGCGATCGGGTACGTCCAGTACTTCAGCGACGTCCCCGAGGTCCTGGTCGGCATCCACATGTTCGGCTCGGCCATCATGTGGATCGCCGTGATCCGCCTGGTGATGAGCATGCGTGAGCGCGGCGACGACGTCCCGGCTCCGCTGCCGGGCCCGTCCGCCCCCGCCGAGCGGCGGGAGTCGGCGCAGGCTCTCTGA
- a CDS encoding heme o synthase has protein sequence MCVTAVESRPAGVALTPSPGGHRPYGARVKAFVALTKPRIIELLLITTVPVMFLAAQGVPDLWLVLTTTVGGYLSAGGANALNMYIDRDIDALMDRTSQRPLVTGMVSPRECLAFGIGLAVVSTLWFGLLVNWLSAGLALGALLFYVVVYTMLLKRRTSQNIIWGGIAGCMPVLIGWSSVTNSLSWAAVILFAVIFFWTPPHYWPLSMKVKDDYARVGVPMLPVIASNQVVARQIVLYSWVMVGVSLLLTPLGYTGWFYLSVALLAGGFWLWEAHGLQNRSKAGVTGAKLKEMRLFHWSITYVSLLFLAVAVDPFLR, from the coding sequence GTGTGCGTGACGGCCGTCGAGTCCCGACCCGCCGGGGTCGCCTTGACTCCCAGCCCAGGGGGCCATCGCCCGTACGGGGCCCGTGTCAAGGCATTCGTGGCGCTTACCAAGCCACGGATCATCGAGCTGTTGCTCATCACCACCGTTCCGGTGATGTTCCTCGCGGCCCAGGGCGTACCCGACCTGTGGCTGGTGCTCACCACGACCGTCGGCGGGTACCTCTCCGCGGGCGGCGCCAACGCGCTGAACATGTACATCGACCGCGACATCGACGCGCTGATGGACCGCACGTCGCAGCGTCCGCTGGTCACCGGCATGGTCAGCCCCCGTGAGTGCCTCGCCTTCGGCATCGGCCTCGCGGTGGTGTCCACGCTCTGGTTCGGACTGCTCGTCAACTGGCTGTCCGCCGGGCTCGCTCTCGGGGCACTGCTCTTCTACGTCGTCGTCTACACGATGCTGCTGAAGCGCCGCACCTCGCAGAACATCATCTGGGGCGGTATCGCCGGCTGCATGCCGGTGCTCATCGGCTGGTCCTCGGTGACGAACTCCCTCTCCTGGGCCGCCGTCATCCTCTTCGCCGTCATCTTCTTCTGGACGCCGCCGCACTACTGGCCGCTCTCCATGAAGGTGAAGGACGACTACGCCCGGGTCGGCGTCCCGATGCTCCCGGTCATCGCCTCCAACCAGGTGGTGGCCCGGCAGATCGTCCTCTACAGCTGGGTGATGGTCGGCGTCTCGCTGCTGCTCACCCCGCTGGGCTACACCGGCTGGTTCTATCTGTCGGTGGCGCTGCTGGCGGGCGGCTTCTGGCTCTGGGAGGCCCACGGGCTCCAGAACCGCTCGAAGGCCGGGGTGACGGGCGCCAAACTCAAGGAGATGCGGCTGTTCCACTGGTCCATCACCTATGTCTCGCTGCTCTTCCTGGCCGTCGCGGTGGACCCCTTCCTCCGCTGA
- the tkt gene encoding transketolase, whose product MSIKPTTSDLQWTELDQRAVDTARVLAADAVQKVGNGHPGTAMSLAPAAYTLFQKVMRHDPADAEWTGRDRFVLSAGHSSLTLYIQLYLAGYGLELDDLKAFRTWGSKTPGHPEYGHTTGVETTTGPLGQGVANAVGMAMAARYERGLFDPEAAAGTSPFDHTVWVVAGDGCLQEGISAEASSLAGHQKLGNLVLLWDDNHISIEGDTETAVSEDTLKRYEAYGWHVQRVDQLPNGDLDPAGLYAALQAAKAETGRPSFIAARSIIAWPAPNAQNTEAAHGSALGDEEIAATKRVLGFDPEQTFEVSDEVIGHTREALDRGREARTEWDKAFAAWRTANPERAADFDRIAAGELPEGWEEKLPVFEAGKSLATRAASGKVLQALGDVVPELWGGSADLAGSNNTTIDKTSSFLPVGNPLPEADPYGRTIHFGIREHAMAAAMNGIALHGNTRIYGGTFLVFSDYMRNAVRLSALMHLPVTYVWTHDSIGLGEDGPTHQPVEHLAALRAIPGLNVVRPADANETAIAWREILRRYTKEFGVGAPHGLALTRQGVPTYEANEDAAKGGYVLFEAEGGEPQVLLIATGSEVHVAVEAREQLQAAGVPTRVVSMPSVEWFEEQDQGYKESVLPPSVRARVAVEAGIGLTWYRYVGDAGRIVSLEHFGASADAKVLFREFGFTAENVASAARESLAAATR is encoded by the coding sequence GTGAGCATCAAGCCGACCACCTCAGACCTCCAGTGGACCGAATTGGACCAGCGGGCCGTGGACACCGCCCGCGTCCTCGCCGCGGACGCCGTACAGAAAGTCGGAAACGGCCACCCGGGCACGGCCATGAGCCTGGCTCCCGCCGCGTACACCCTGTTCCAGAAAGTCATGCGGCACGACCCCGCCGACGCGGAGTGGACCGGCCGCGACCGGTTCGTCCTGTCGGCGGGCCACTCCAGCCTGACCCTCTACATCCAGCTCTACCTCGCCGGTTACGGCCTGGAGCTGGACGACCTGAAGGCGTTCCGGACCTGGGGCTCCAAGACCCCGGGCCACCCGGAGTACGGCCACACGACGGGTGTCGAGACGACGACCGGTCCGCTGGGCCAGGGTGTCGCCAACGCGGTGGGCATGGCCATGGCCGCCCGCTACGAGCGTGGCCTCTTCGACCCCGAGGCGGCCGCCGGCACCTCCCCGTTCGACCACACGGTCTGGGTCGTCGCCGGTGACGGCTGCCTCCAGGAGGGCATCTCGGCCGAGGCGTCCTCGCTGGCCGGGCACCAGAAGCTGGGCAACCTGGTCCTGCTCTGGGACGACAACCACATCTCCATCGAGGGCGACACGGAGACCGCGGTCTCCGAGGACACCCTGAAGCGGTACGAGGCGTACGGGTGGCACGTCCAGCGCGTCGACCAGCTGCCCAACGGCGACCTGGACCCGGCGGGTCTGTACGCGGCGCTCCAGGCGGCCAAGGCCGAGACCGGGCGCCCCTCGTTCATCGCGGCCCGGTCCATCATCGCCTGGCCCGCCCCGAACGCCCAGAACACCGAGGCCGCGCACGGCTCGGCGCTCGGCGACGAGGAGATCGCGGCGACCAAGCGGGTCCTGGGCTTCGACCCGGAGCAGACCTTCGAGGTCTCCGACGAGGTCATCGGCCACACCCGTGAGGCCCTGGACCGCGGCCGTGAGGCCCGTACCGAGTGGGACAAGGCGTTCGCCGCGTGGCGCACCGCCAACCCCGAGCGCGCCGCCGACTTCGACCGGATCGCCGCGGGCGAGCTGCCGGAGGGCTGGGAGGAGAAGCTCCCGGTCTTCGAGGCCGGCAAGTCCCTGGCCACCCGTGCCGCCTCCGGCAAGGTGCTCCAGGCGCTGGGCGATGTCGTGCCCGAGCTGTGGGGCGGCTCCGCCGACCTGGCCGGCTCGAACAACACCACGATCGACAAGACGTCGTCGTTCCTGCCGGTGGGCAACCCGCTGCCGGAGGCCGACCCGTACGGCCGCACGATCCACTTCGGGATCCGCGAGCACGCGATGGCCGCCGCGATGAACGGCATCGCGCTGCACGGCAACACCCGCATCTACGGCGGCACCTTCCTGGTGTTCTCCGACTACATGCGCAACGCCGTGCGGCTCTCCGCGCTGATGCACCTGCCGGTGACGTACGTGTGGACGCACGACTCGATCGGCCTCGGCGAGGACGGCCCGACCCACCAGCCGGTGGAGCACCTGGCCGCGCTGCGCGCCATCCCGGGCCTGAACGTCGTCCGTCCGGCCGACGCCAACGAGACGGCCATCGCCTGGCGCGAAATCCTGCGCCGCTACACCAAGGAGTTCGGTGTGGGCGCCCCGCACGGTCTGGCGCTGACCCGCCAGGGCGTGCCGACGTACGAGGCGAACGAGGACGCGGCCAAGGGCGGTTACGTGCTCTTCGAGGCCGAGGGCGGCGAGCCGCAGGTGCTGCTCATCGCGACCGGTTCCGAGGTCCATGTCGCCGTCGAGGCGCGCGAGCAGCTCCAGGCGGCCGGGGTGCCGACCCGGGTGGTCTCGATGCCGTCGGTCGAGTGGTTCGAGGAGCAGGACCAGGGTTACAAGGAGAGCGTGCTCCCGCCGTCGGTCAGGGCGCGGGTCGCCGTGGAGGCGGGCATCGGTCTGACCTGGTACCGGTACGTCGGCGACGCCGGCCGGATCGTCTCGCTGGAGCACTTCGGCGCCTCGGCCGACGCGAAGGTGCTGTTCCGGGAGTTCGGCTTCACCGCCGAGAACGTGGCCTCCGCCGCGCGGGAATCTCTCGCCGCCGCCACACGCTGA
- the tal gene encoding transaldolase, with the protein MTDALKRLSDEGVAIWLDDLSRKRITSGNLAELIDQSHVVGVTTNPSIFQKAISSGDGYEQQLTDLAARKVTVEEALRMITTADVRDAADILRPVFDATGGQDGRVSIEVDPRLAHNTTATVAEAKQLAWLVDRPNTLIKIPATKAGLPAITETIGRGISVNVTLIFSLERYRAVMDAYLAGLEKAKAAGLDLSKIHSVASFFVSRVDTEIDKRLDAIGSDEAKAAKGKSALANARLAYEAYEEVFSSDRWSALDKARANRQRPLWASTGVKDPSLKDTLYVDDLVAPNTVNTMPEATLEAVADHGEITGNTVAGGYDQARADLDAIKKLGISYDEVVQVLEDEGVEKFEASWNDLLKSTEAELSRLAPSEG; encoded by the coding sequence ATGACAGACGCACTCAAGCGCCTCTCCGACGAGGGCGTGGCGATCTGGCTCGACGACCTGTCGCGCAAGCGGATCACGTCCGGCAACCTGGCCGAGCTGATCGACCAGAGCCATGTCGTCGGCGTGACCACCAACCCGTCGATCTTCCAGAAGGCGATCTCCTCGGGCGACGGTTACGAGCAGCAGCTCACCGACCTCGCCGCCCGCAAGGTCACCGTCGAGGAAGCGCTCCGCATGATCACGACGGCGGACGTCCGCGACGCCGCCGACATCCTGCGTCCGGTCTTCGACGCGACCGGCGGCCAGGACGGCCGGGTCTCCATCGAGGTCGACCCGCGCCTGGCGCACAACACCACGGCCACCGTCGCCGAGGCCAAGCAGCTGGCGTGGCTGGTCGACCGGCCGAACACGCTCATCAAGATCCCGGCGACCAAGGCCGGCCTCCCGGCGATCACCGAGACCATCGGCCGGGGCATCAGCGTCAACGTGACGCTGATCTTCTCGCTGGAGCGCTACCGCGCGGTCATGGACGCCTACCTGGCGGGGCTGGAGAAGGCGAAGGCCGCGGGCCTGGACCTCTCCAAGATCCACTCGGTGGCGTCCTTCTTCGTGTCCCGCGTGGACACCGAGATCGACAAGCGCCTGGACGCCATCGGCTCCGACGAGGCGAAGGCCGCCAAGGGCAAGTCGGCGCTGGCCAACGCGCGCCTGGCCTACGAGGCGTACGAGGAGGTCTTCTCCTCCGACCGCTGGAGCGCCCTGGACAAGGCGCGGGCCAACAGGCAGCGTCCGCTGTGGGCATCGACCGGCGTCAAGGACCCGTCCCTCAAGGACACCCTGTACGTCGACGACCTGGTCGCCCCCAACACGGTGAACACCATGCCGGAGGCGACCCTGGAGGCCGTGGCCGACCACGGCGAGATCACCGGCAACACCGTCGCCGGCGGTTACGACCAGGCACGCGCCGACCTCGACGCGATCAAGAAGCTCGGCATCTCGTACGACGAGGTCGTACAGGTGCTGGAGGACGAGGGCGTCGAGAAGTTCGAGGCGTCCTGGAACGACCTGCTCAAGTCGACCGAGGCGGAGCTTTCGCGCCTCGCCCCCTCGGAGGGCTGA
- the zwf gene encoding glucose-6-phosphate dehydrogenase, which produces MSAVPGANPLRDAQDRRLPRIAGPSGLVIFGVTGDLSRKKLMPAVYDLANRGLLPPGFSLIGFARRDWEDEDFAQVVHDAVKEHARTPFREEVWQQLIQGMRFVQGNFDDDEAFETLKSTIQDLDKAQGTGGNFAFYLSVPPKFFPKVVQQLKKHGLADQKEGSWRRAVIEKPFGHDLASAQELNQLVHDVFPPNEVFRIDHYLGKETVQNILALRFANTMWEPIWNRSYVDHVQITMAEDIGIGGRAGYYDGIGAARDVIQNHLLQLLALTAMEEPGSFHPKALVAEKLKVLTAVELPEDLGLHTVRAQYEHAWQGGQEVLGYCEEEGIDPKSTTDTYAAIKLTINNRRWAGVPFYLRTGKRLGRRVTEIAVVFKRAPYLPFESGATEELGGNALVIRVQPDEGVTVRFGSKVPGTSMEVRDVTMDFAYGESFTESSPEAYERLLLDVLLGDANLFPRHQEVELSWTILDPIEAYWDQHGKPAKYAAGTWGPAEADEMLARDGRSWRRP; this is translated from the coding sequence TTGTCTGCTGTTCCCGGAGCCAACCCGCTCCGTGACGCACAGGACCGACGGCTCCCGCGTATCGCGGGGCCGTCGGGCCTGGTCATCTTTGGCGTCACGGGCGATTTGTCCCGTAAAAAGCTGATGCCTGCTGTCTACGACCTCGCCAACCGCGGCCTGCTGCCACCGGGCTTCTCGCTCATCGGCTTCGCGCGCCGCGACTGGGAGGACGAGGACTTCGCGCAGGTCGTCCACGACGCCGTCAAGGAGCACGCCCGTACGCCGTTCCGCGAGGAGGTCTGGCAGCAGCTCATCCAGGGGATGCGCTTCGTCCAGGGCAACTTCGACGACGACGAGGCCTTCGAGACGCTGAAGTCGACCATCCAGGACCTCGACAAGGCACAGGGCACCGGAGGCAACTTCGCCTTCTACCTCTCCGTGCCGCCGAAGTTCTTCCCCAAGGTCGTCCAGCAGCTCAAGAAGCACGGCCTGGCCGACCAGAAGGAGGGCTCCTGGCGGCGTGCCGTCATCGAGAAGCCCTTCGGCCACGACCTGGCCAGCGCGCAGGAGCTCAACCAGCTCGTGCACGACGTCTTCCCGCCCAACGAGGTCTTCCGGATCGACCACTACCTGGGGAAGGAGACGGTCCAGAACATCCTGGCGCTGCGGTTCGCCAACACGATGTGGGAGCCGATCTGGAACCGGTCCTACGTCGACCACGTACAGATCACGATGGCCGAGGACATCGGCATCGGCGGCCGGGCCGGCTACTACGACGGCATCGGCGCCGCCCGTGACGTCATCCAGAACCACCTGCTCCAGCTGCTGGCGCTGACCGCGATGGAGGAGCCCGGCTCCTTCCACCCCAAGGCCCTGGTCGCCGAGAAGCTCAAGGTGCTCACCGCCGTGGAGCTGCCGGAGGACCTCGGTCTGCACACGGTGCGCGCCCAGTACGAGCACGCCTGGCAGGGCGGTCAGGAGGTCCTCGGCTACTGCGAGGAGGAGGGCATCGACCCCAAGTCGACGACCGACACCTACGCGGCGATCAAGCTGACGATCAACAACCGCCGCTGGGCCGGCGTGCCGTTCTACCTCCGTACCGGAAAGCGGCTCGGCCGCCGGGTCACGGAGATCGCGGTCGTCTTCAAGCGCGCCCCCTACCTGCCGTTCGAGTCCGGCGCCACGGAGGAGCTCGGCGGCAACGCCCTGGTCATCCGGGTCCAGCCGGACGAGGGCGTCACCGTGCGCTTCGGCTCCAAGGTCCCCGGCACCTCGATGGAGGTCCGGGACGTCACGATGGACTTCGCGTACGGCGAGTCCTTCACGGAGTCCAGCCCGGAGGCGTACGAGCGGCTCCTGCTGGACGTGCTGCTCGGCGACGCCAACCTGTTCCCGCGCCACCAGGAGGTCGAGCTCTCCTGGACCATCCTCGACCCGATCGAGGCGTACTGGGACCAGCACGGCAAGCCCGCCAAGTACGCGGCCGGCACCTGGGGTCCGGCCGAGGCCGACGAGATGCTCGCACGTGACGGACGGAGCTGGAGGCGGCCATGA
- the opcA gene encoding glucose-6-phosphate dehydrogenase assembly protein OpcA produces MKIDLTETTSSKINQALVSARRAIGTPAIGMVLTLVIVTDEENAYDALKSAGDASREHPSRIIAVIKRVSRSPRARRDARLDAEVRVGSDAGTGETVVLRLHGELANHAQSVVLPLLLPDAPVVVWWPEDAPADAAKDPLGALAQRRITDGYSAERPLDELAVRAATYSPGDTDLAWTRITPWRSMLAAALDQQPAQVIGATVEGESDNPSCELLAMWLADRLGVPVERTYSEGPGLTAVRMETKNGVIVLDRADGSLATLSMQGQPDRAVALKRRETAELLAEELRRLDPDNTYESAVKFGVEKLHTGGEVKAASAEKPAEGEQKAPAAKKAPAKKAAAK; encoded by the coding sequence ATGAAGATCGATCTCACGGAAACCACATCCAGCAAGATCAACCAGGCGCTGGTCTCGGCCCGCCGGGCGATCGGCACCCCCGCCATCGGCATGGTGCTCACGCTGGTCATCGTCACCGACGAGGAGAACGCGTACGACGCGCTCAAGTCCGCCGGTGACGCCTCCCGCGAGCACCCCTCGCGGATCATCGCGGTGATCAAGCGGGTCAGCCGCTCGCCGCGCGCCCGGCGCGACGCACGCCTCGACGCGGAGGTCCGGGTCGGCTCCGACGCGGGCACCGGCGAGACCGTGGTGCTGCGCCTCCACGGCGAACTGGCCAACCACGCCCAGTCGGTGGTGCTCCCGCTGCTGCTCCCCGACGCCCCGGTCGTGGTGTGGTGGCCCGAGGACGCGCCCGCCGACGCGGCGAAGGACCCGCTGGGCGCGCTCGCCCAGCGGCGGATCACCGACGGCTACTCCGCCGAGCGCCCGCTGGACGAGCTGGCGGTGCGGGCGGCGACGTACAGCCCCGGCGACACCGACCTGGCCTGGACCCGGATCACCCCCTGGCGCTCCATGCTGGCCGCGGCCCTGGACCAGCAGCCCGCGCAGGTCATCGGGGCGACCGTCGAGGGCGAGAGCGACAACCCGAGCTGCGAACTGCTCGCGATGTGGCTCGCGGACCGGCTGGGCGTCCCGGTGGAGCGCACGTACTCCGAGGGGCCGGGGCTGACCGCCGTCCGGATGGAGACGAAGAACGGCGTCATCGTCCTGGACCGGGCCGACGGCTCGCTGGCCACGCTCTCCATGCAGGGCCAGCCGGACCGCGCGGTGGCGCTCAAGCGCCGCGAGACCGCCGAGCTGCTGGCGGAGGAGCTGCGCCGGCTGGACCCGGACAACACCTACGAGTCCGCGGTGAAGTTCGGGGTGGAGAAGCTCCACACGGGCGGTGAGGTGAAGGCCGCGTCGGCGGAGAAGCCCGCCGAGGGCGAGCAGAAGGCGCCCGCCGCGAAGAAGGCCCCGGCGAAGAAGGCGGCCGCCAAGTGA
- the pgl gene encoding 6-phosphogluconolactonase, whose product MTPPQLVVHRDKELMAQAAAARLITKVVDAQAARGHASVVLTGGRNGNGLLAALAAAPARDAVDWARLDLWWGDERFLPEGDPERNVTQAREALLDAVPLDPARVHAMPASDGPYGKDVDEAAAAYAAELAAAAGPEDHGSVPSFDVLMLGVGPDTHVASLFPELPAVRETERTVVGVHGAPKPPPVRVSLTLPAIRAAREVWLLAAGEDKAEAAAIALSGAGEIQAPAAGAYGRSRTLWLLDAAAASQLPRALYPPASA is encoded by the coding sequence GTGACGCCTCCCCAGCTGGTCGTGCACCGCGACAAGGAGCTGATGGCGCAGGCGGCCGCGGCCCGGCTGATCACGAAGGTCGTGGACGCCCAGGCCGCCCGGGGCCATGCCTCGGTGGTGCTGACCGGCGGGCGCAACGGCAACGGCCTGCTGGCCGCGCTCGCCGCCGCGCCCGCCCGGGACGCGGTCGACTGGGCACGGCTGGACCTGTGGTGGGGCGATGAGCGGTTCCTGCCCGAGGGCGACCCCGAGCGGAACGTCACCCAGGCCCGTGAGGCGCTCCTGGACGCGGTGCCCCTCGACCCGGCCCGGGTGCACGCGATGCCCGCGTCCGACGGCCCGTACGGCAAGGACGTGGACGAGGCGGCGGCGGCGTACGCGGCCGAACTCGCCGCCGCCGCGGGGCCGGAGGACCACGGCTCGGTGCCGTCGTTCGACGTGCTGATGCTGGGCGTCGGCCCGGACACGCATGTCGCCTCGCTCTTCCCGGAGCTGCCCGCGGTACGGGAGACCGAGCGCACCGTCGTCGGTGTGCACGGGGCCCCCAAGCCGCCGCCGGTGCGGGTCTCGCTCACGCTCCCCGCGATCCGCGCGGCGCGTGAGGTGTGGCTGCTGGCGGCGGGCGAGGACAAGGCGGAGGCGGCGGCCATCGCCCTGTCCGGGGCCGGGGAGATCCAGGCCCCCGCGGCGGGCGCGTACGGCCGCAGCCGGACGCTCTGGCTGCTGGACGCGGCGGCGGCCTCGCAGCTGCCGCGCGCGCTGTATCCGCCGGCGTCCGCCTGA
- a CDS encoding VOC family protein, protein MVHIGTVVMGASDVRRAAAFWKAALTYTEREPGTDDWVVLVPVEGPGVGLSLGRSTSPVQEVPRVHLDLYSAAQEAEVERLIALGAERVAWELYPPDPDFVVLADTEGNRFCVIDTTHGG, encoded by the coding sequence ATGGTGCATATCGGAACCGTGGTGATGGGCGCGAGCGACGTACGACGCGCCGCCGCCTTCTGGAAGGCCGCGCTCACCTACACCGAGCGCGAACCGGGAACGGACGACTGGGTGGTGCTGGTCCCGGTCGAGGGGCCCGGCGTCGGGCTGTCGCTGGGCCGTTCCACCTCGCCCGTGCAGGAGGTCCCCCGGGTCCACCTCGACCTCTACTCCGCCGCGCAGGAGGCCGAGGTGGAACGGCTGATCGCGCTGGGCGCCGAGCGGGTCGCGTGGGAGCTCTACCCGCCGGACCCGGACTTCGTGGTCCTCGCCGACACCGAGGGCAACCGCTTCTGCGTCATCGACACGACGCACGGCGGCTGA